The following are from one region of the Arthrobacter sp. TMP15 genome:
- a CDS encoding pilus assembly protein TadG-related protein, protein MRLRRTHKVPAAATHCGGDGEPLPEQNSSRENGHVMVLLIGYVLLTLLLVTVVAAAGSLYIGHKKLLSIADSAALAAADTFELSGGDAGRDPGTLLTDHGVLAAAQNYLSGLETPQGLGGIVLDSDTGAGDGHSAHVGMSAVVHPLFINFLVPEGISISVTSTARAHLVL, encoded by the coding sequence ATGAGATTGCGCCGTACCCATAAAGTACCTGCCGCAGCAACCCACTGTGGCGGCGACGGCGAGCCATTACCCGAGCAAAATAGCAGTCGGGAAAATGGGCATGTCATGGTCCTGCTGATCGGTTACGTGCTGCTTACCTTGCTGCTAGTGACAGTGGTGGCGGCAGCCGGCAGTCTCTACATTGGTCACAAAAAGCTGCTGTCCATTGCTGATAGTGCCGCGCTCGCGGCTGCCGATACTTTTGAACTAAGCGGTGGTGATGCAGGGCGTGATCCAGGCACGCTGCTCACTGACCATGGTGTTCTTGCGGCTGCCCAGAACTACCTTTCAGGCCTGGAAACACCGCAAGGACTGGGCGGTATTGTGTTGGATTCGGATACCGGGGCAGGGGACGGGCACAGTGCGCACGTGGGGATGAGCGCCGTGGTGCATCCACTGTTCATTAACTTTTTGGTGCCTGAAGGCATCAGTATCAGTGTCACTAGCACCGCTCGCGCTCACCTTGTTCTGTAG
- a CDS encoding TadE family protein → MVDFVLVGALVTVIFVALIQLALVLHVRNTVADAASSAARYGALGDRTAADAQERAALLVGSALGPNYVQDVSASVQSINGLNVLSVSISAPLPVLGLFGPSRTLEMTGHAVIIK, encoded by the coding sequence GTGGTGGACTTCGTTTTGGTGGGGGCGTTGGTGACAGTGATCTTTGTGGCCTTGATTCAGTTGGCCTTGGTACTGCATGTACGCAACACAGTGGCAGATGCTGCCTCTTCAGCGGCCCGCTATGGTGCATTGGGTGACAGGACGGCCGCCGACGCGCAGGAACGGGCTGCCCTGTTGGTTGGTTCGGCACTGGGGCCTAACTATGTTCAAGACGTCTCTGCCTCTGTGCAATCAATCAATGGGCTGAACGTGCTGAGTGTTTCTATCAGCGCGCCTTTACCGGTGTTGGGCCTCTTTGGCCCATCGCGCACCCTGGAGATGACAGGTCATGCAGTCATTATCAAGTGA
- a CDS encoding type II secretion system F family protein: MNTQAVVVLCVGLALGTGLWLTLVRLPVMRKTSFAQRVEPQLRSVATRSKLLDTDDSTALFGPLERIFRLVISDAVHRLGKFNVSVQGLNDRLEQAGRSETALEFRAVQLLCAGAALLAGALLSLFLLWQGSINLMGAFALALGPMLCGYLLYDYLLVVRIKNRQAHMLTEFPALAELMALAVSAGESATSALDRVARSSNGVLSTEFSKVLAQTRAGTPLVEALNQFSARVNVPALARFVDGISVAVNRGTPLAEVLRAQAQDVRDVAKRELMESAGRKEIAMMVPLIFGVLPLTVVFAVFPGIALLQFGF; encoded by the coding sequence ATGAACACACAGGCGGTGGTGGTTCTTTGCGTTGGTCTAGCCTTGGGCACAGGATTGTGGCTGACCTTGGTCAGGCTGCCTGTCATGCGAAAAACGAGTTTTGCCCAACGTGTTGAACCTCAGCTGCGCTCCGTGGCTACCCGATCCAAGCTTCTGGACACCGATGACTCCACCGCACTGTTTGGGCCGTTGGAGAGAATCTTCCGCCTTGTGATCTCCGACGCTGTCCACCGCCTTGGAAAGTTCAACGTCAGTGTTCAGGGGCTCAATGATCGCCTTGAACAGGCAGGCCGCAGCGAGACCGCCCTTGAGTTCAGGGCCGTGCAGCTTCTTTGCGCCGGAGCAGCGCTGTTAGCTGGTGCGCTGCTTTCGCTCTTTTTGCTCTGGCAGGGAAGCATCAACCTCATGGGTGCCTTTGCACTGGCCTTGGGTCCCATGCTGTGCGGGTACCTGCTTTACGACTACCTTCTGGTCGTCAGGATTAAAAACAGGCAAGCCCACATGCTTACCGAATTTCCGGCGCTTGCAGAACTTATGGCTCTGGCTGTCAGTGCGGGAGAGAGCGCCACAAGTGCGCTTGATAGGGTGGCGCGCTCATCTAACGGCGTACTGTCCACCGAATTTAGCAAGGTCTTGGCACAGACGCGGGCGGGGACGCCGCTGGTGGAGGCTTTGAACCAGTTCTCGGCGCGCGTAAATGTCCCGGCCCTGGCACGATTCGTTGACGGCATCAGTGTTGCTGTCAATAGGGGCACACCTCTGGCGGAAGTCCTTCGGGCCCAAGCCCAGGATGTTCGGGACGTGGCGAAACGGGAGCTGATGGAGTCAGCGGGGCGCAAAGAAATTGCCATGATGGTCCCGCTCATTTTTGGCGTCTTGCCCTTGACAGTAGTCTTCGCAGTTTTCCCGGGCATCGCCTTACTACAGTTTGGCTTTTAA
- a CDS encoding type II secretion system F family protein: MSAVIGLLGGMGLLLIWTACWDVPARLTRPGRRSRLEVLLQRAGVSHVTPASLSFSAAGLALLMALLIFAFSGVPAIALCFGLFSGYVPFAFLNMRARRRSAVMRELWPDVVDHLRSAIRAGLSLPEALAQLGSKGPIQLRTEFTAFGADYRATGHFEGALQKLKATLADPVSDRIIEALRLTRDVGGSDLGKLLGTLSEFLRDHARTRSELEARQSWTVNAARLAVAAPWIVLMLMATRPEAVGAYNSPAGVAVLGGGLLISVLCYRVMLRIGALPEEQRVLQ, translated from the coding sequence ATGTCGGCTGTCATTGGACTGCTTGGTGGCATGGGGCTCCTGTTGATCTGGACCGCGTGCTGGGACGTGCCAGCGCGTCTGACTCGGCCCGGGCGCCGCAGCAGGCTCGAGGTCCTGCTCCAACGTGCAGGCGTCTCTCACGTCACCCCGGCATCCCTGTCTTTTAGTGCAGCTGGCCTGGCGCTGTTGATGGCGCTCCTTATCTTTGCATTCAGCGGGGTCCCTGCCATAGCACTGTGTTTTGGCCTGTTCAGCGGTTATGTTCCGTTTGCTTTCCTGAATATGAGGGCACGACGCCGAAGCGCAGTCATGCGTGAACTCTGGCCTGACGTCGTGGACCACTTGCGCTCAGCCATTAGGGCGGGGCTATCCCTTCCAGAGGCGCTCGCCCAGCTAGGCAGCAAGGGCCCCATTCAGCTGCGCACGGAGTTCACGGCCTTTGGCGCCGATTACAGGGCAACTGGCCATTTTGAGGGTGCCTTGCAAAAACTTAAGGCCACGTTGGCGGATCCAGTCTCAGACAGGATTATTGAGGCGCTTCGGCTCACTCGCGATGTTGGCGGATCAGATTTAGGCAAGCTTTTGGGTACCCTCTCGGAGTTTTTACGCGACCATGCCCGCACACGCAGCGAACTTGAAGCAAGGCAGTCCTGGACGGTCAATGCCGCCCGCCTGGCCGTCGCCGCGCCGTGGATCGTGCTGATGCTCATGGCAACCAGACCCGAAGCTGTTGGAGCCTATAATTCCCCGGCAGGTGTGGCAGTTCTGGGTGGAGGGCTGCTGATCTCGGTTCTCTGCTACCGCGTCATGCTACGTATTGGTGCGCTACCGGAAGAACAGCGAGTCCTGCAATGA
- a CDS encoding ATPase, T2SS/T4P/T4SS family: MDAVALLEDEVRELIRRRGLDPLRQGPEVHALIDAAFNDYGERALLGAVPAPNSTEDTKRHVFNAVAGFGALQPFLDDPDIEEVWLNAPDKVFVARHGESELTGMVFTAQQVRDLVERMLKSSGRRLDLSSPFVDAALPDGSRLHVVIPDITQNHWALNIRKFTARASRLDHLVELGSLTPQAARFLGAAVSSGLNILVSGATQAGKTTMLNCLAAGIGSRERVVTVEEIFELKIPLRDVVGLQCRQPNLEGMGEIPLRRLVKEALRMRPDRLIVGEVREAESLDMLIALNSGLPGMASVHANSAHDAVVKICTLPLLAGENITAAFVVPTVAACIDLVVHCVRAPNGKRSVGEILALGRRVENGIIESGLVFSTVNGKLQASPTAMPPPEKFAAAGFNVATLLGDS; this comes from the coding sequence GTGGATGCAGTGGCATTGCTGGAGGATGAAGTTAGAGAGCTCATCCGTCGAAGAGGTCTTGACCCGCTGAGGCAGGGTCCAGAAGTTCATGCACTGATTGATGCAGCGTTCAATGACTATGGTGAAAGAGCCCTTCTCGGAGCAGTGCCAGCACCTAACTCAACCGAAGATACCAAGCGGCACGTGTTCAACGCCGTCGCTGGTTTTGGTGCTCTGCAGCCCTTCCTTGACGATCCGGACATCGAAGAAGTATGGCTTAATGCTCCTGACAAGGTGTTTGTGGCCCGGCATGGCGAGTCCGAACTGACCGGCATGGTTTTTACTGCTCAACAAGTGCGGGACCTTGTTGAGCGCATGCTGAAAAGTTCCGGTAGGCGTTTGGATCTGAGCTCACCTTTCGTGGACGCCGCACTGCCGGATGGAAGCCGTCTGCATGTTGTCATTCCGGATATCACCCAAAACCACTGGGCGCTAAATATAAGGAAATTCACCGCCCGGGCCAGCCGACTTGATCACCTGGTGGAGTTGGGATCGCTCACCCCACAAGCCGCCCGCTTTCTGGGTGCAGCGGTCAGTAGTGGGTTAAACATCCTTGTCTCCGGTGCCACCCAAGCAGGAAAAACCACCATGCTGAACTGTTTAGCTGCGGGAATCGGCTCACGCGAACGCGTAGTAACGGTAGAGGAGATCTTTGAACTGAAGATCCCCTTGCGCGATGTTGTGGGCCTGCAGTGCCGCCAGCCAAACCTTGAAGGCATGGGCGAGATCCCGTTGCGGCGTCTGGTTAAGGAAGCCCTCAGGATGCGCCCCGACAGGCTCATAGTTGGCGAAGTTCGTGAAGCCGAAAGCCTTGACATGCTAATAGCCCTAAATAGTGGTTTGCCTGGGATGGCGAGTGTGCACGCCAACTCGGCCCATGACGCCGTCGTGAAGATCTGCACGCTCCCGCTGCTTGCGGGCGAAAATATCACCGCAGCATTCGTAGTTCCCACGGTGGCGGCATGCATAGATTTGGTGGTGCACTGTGTCAGGGCGCCCAACGGAAAACGTTCTGTGGGGGAAATTTTGGCGCTAGGGCGCCGCGTGGAGAACGGCATCATTGAGTCTGGGCTCGTTTTCAGCACGGTTAACGGCAAGCTGCAGGCATCGCCAACAGCAATGCCGCCGCCGGAAAAATTCGCTGCGGCTGGTTTTAACGTGGCTACACTTCTGGGCGATTCCTGA
- a CDS encoding SGNH hydrolase domain-containing protein: MEQILTDKYGQTVPVKPPRKTIAIVDDSYAEQITGALMPVAKSNDWQLVSLLLGGCDFGSESVPSARNEKCQAFNKAAKNYVLKLKPDGVFTISTDTVPDPPNESVIPGYEAAVQTFTVAAIDVIGVRDNARSAENIASCVSSHGADDCALQQSEHLAPENPSAFLNEIDGAHMIDLTDQYCKDGICHAVTGNILVYMDDHHLTADFVQTMAPALGTRIAAATGWQVK, translated from the coding sequence ATGGAGCAGATTTTGACCGATAAATACGGTCAAACCGTACCTGTGAAGCCTCCTAGAAAGACCATCGCGATTGTCGACGATTCGTACGCGGAGCAAATTACTGGGGCACTCATGCCCGTGGCTAAGAGTAATGATTGGCAGCTAGTTTCTCTGCTTTTGGGCGGTTGTGATTTTGGAAGCGAGTCCGTCCCATCTGCTAGGAACGAGAAATGCCAAGCGTTCAATAAGGCCGCAAAGAATTACGTGCTAAAGCTGAAGCCGGATGGTGTTTTTACGATTTCCACGGACACCGTCCCGGATCCACCGAATGAGAGTGTCATTCCCGGATATGAGGCTGCGGTGCAGACGTTCACCGTTGCAGCCATCGACGTTATCGGAGTTCGTGACAACGCCCGATCAGCGGAAAATATTGCAAGTTGTGTGTCCTCACATGGAGCTGACGACTGCGCCCTACAGCAGTCCGAGCACCTCGCCCCCGAGAACCCGTCAGCTTTCTTGAATGAAATTGATGGCGCACACATGATCGACCTCACTGATCAATATTGCAAAGATGGAATTTGTCATGCTGTGACAGGAAATATTTTGGTTTATATGGACGACCATCACTTGACCGCAGATTTTGTGCAAACCATGGCCCCTGCGCTCGGGACGCGTATTGCCGCCGCGACTGGGTGGCAAGTGAAGTAG
- a CDS encoding transposase has translation MKVATLDPFRGYANAIRDELPEAITVVDAFHIVRLGMAMLDDVRRRVQQDTLGHRGNKEDPLFNIRRTLQQGIESLSEKQVARLEIKLKAGDPNHEVSIAWQCYQKLRSIYHARLEKGREIATEIIASFPSCPILRSCPARTQPTRLEGCDPCLLRHQRCLERAHRINQRCH, from the coding sequence ATCAAGGTCGCCACCTTGGACCCGTTCCGCGGCTACGCCAACGCGATCCGGGACGAACTACCCGAAGCCATCACCGTCGTTGACGCTTTCCACATTGTCCGTCTGGGAATGGCCATGCTCGATGACGTCCGCCGCCGAGTGCAGCAAGACACGCTCGGGCACCGCGGCAACAAGGAGGACCCGCTCTTCAACATTCGCCGCACATTGCAGCAGGGCATCGAATCGCTCTCGGAGAAACAAGTCGCCAGACTGGAGATCAAGCTCAAAGCCGGGGATCCGAACCACGAAGTCAGCATCGCGTGGCAGTGCTATCAAAAGCTCCGGAGTATCTATCACGCACGTCTCGAGAAAGGCCGAGAAATAGCCACCGAAATCATCGCCAGTTTCCCGAGCTGCCCGATCCTGCGAAGTTGCCCGGCTCGGACGCAGCCTACGCGCCTGGAAGGCTGCGATCCTTGCCTACTTCGACACCAACGGTGCCTCGAACGGGCCCACCGAATCAATCAACGGTGTCATTGA
- a CDS encoding transposase, which yields MLAYFDTNGASNGPTESINGVIETTRRIARGFRNFENYRIRNLLAAGGHRPYRKKSLTHA from the coding sequence ATCCTTGCCTACTTCGACACCAACGGTGCCTCGAACGGGCCCACCGAATCAATCAACGGTGTCATTGAAACCACCCGCCGGATAGCACGCGGATTCCGCAACTTTGAGAACTACAGAATCAGAAACCTACTCGCCGCCGGAGGCCACCGCCCATACCGGAAGAAATCACTCACCCACGCTTAG
- a CDS encoding DUF6541 family protein yields the protein MTWFDTLPTLLAAAALIFLPGAILARILGARGITWLAVSAPLSMTLVGVGAIVAQLAHVRWTPVIFLVLSLLTSAGSWLIRYFMEIRQRQSRAPLWVRSPNATIAGLIGGLSMAAGILSWRLSRAFISPENISQTYDNVFHLNAVRFIIDTGNGSSLHLASLDPSGTGSFYPAVWHDLVALVSQLSGASIPVSLNATNMLLAAVVWTISAMFLSSRVLGSRPAVYLATGALAGAFSAFPYLLLEFGVLYPNFLAITLFPVTIGLVADVLRVSKHSHHGWIRSSILLLAILPGVALSHPSIAIVLGAFVLPVLGYWLYKRFRAYRDGELPFIWFLTAISGLIIYIVALQYVWERFRPSEKASFWPPRQTIAQALGEGFINAPMGSPISWVLVALTLLGVYGMLRGNQDIWLIGLLAVGIALFVVVSGFAKGDFRSSITGVFYNDSYRLAALLPVAGIAVTVYGSVWIFDLLCSKLQDPPLHGRTRPWLAAMTAGTIGVVGLSLVTQDNSVDNAVSKARSSYNITANARLLSTDEAALIERADRTIPTGATVIVNPSTGASLVYALEDRRVLLPAVSSTPSPEVSVLINHLSDLKKNPEVCAAVRNLDSYYILDFGNKQINNMKKPFPTSEELAATPGLTLIDQEGPAKLYRIDGC from the coding sequence ATGACTTGGTTTGACACCCTACCAACCCTTCTGGCCGCGGCGGCCCTCATTTTTCTTCCCGGAGCCATTCTCGCCCGGATCCTAGGCGCACGCGGAATCACGTGGTTGGCAGTCTCTGCGCCGCTCAGCATGACATTGGTGGGTGTTGGTGCGATCGTAGCGCAACTTGCGCATGTACGGTGGACTCCCGTCATCTTTTTGGTACTGTCGTTACTGACATCGGCCGGGTCCTGGCTCATCCGCTACTTCATGGAAATTCGGCAACGGCAATCACGCGCACCATTGTGGGTTCGGTCCCCGAATGCAACTATCGCAGGACTAATCGGCGGCTTGTCAATGGCTGCGGGCATCTTAAGCTGGCGCCTTAGTCGAGCATTCATTAGTCCGGAGAATATTTCTCAAACGTACGACAACGTTTTCCACTTGAATGCCGTGCGGTTCATCATAGACACCGGTAACGGGTCATCGCTCCATCTGGCCAGCCTAGACCCCTCAGGTACGGGATCGTTCTATCCAGCCGTTTGGCATGACTTGGTCGCATTGGTCTCTCAACTCTCCGGAGCGTCAATTCCGGTAAGTCTCAACGCGACGAACATGCTCTTGGCTGCCGTTGTATGGACAATCTCGGCAATGTTCCTCTCATCTCGCGTACTTGGCAGTCGTCCCGCGGTCTATCTGGCGACTGGAGCCCTTGCCGGAGCTTTTAGCGCATTTCCATATCTGTTATTGGAATTCGGTGTTCTCTACCCAAACTTCCTAGCGATCACACTATTCCCTGTAACTATCGGTCTGGTCGCGGATGTCCTCCGAGTTTCCAAGCATTCGCATCACGGCTGGATTCGAAGCAGTATCCTGCTCTTGGCGATCCTTCCAGGAGTTGCGCTGAGCCACCCGAGCATCGCCATCGTATTGGGAGCTTTCGTCCTCCCTGTTCTTGGGTACTGGCTTTACAAACGATTCCGGGCCTATCGCGACGGTGAGCTTCCCTTTATCTGGTTCCTGACAGCAATTTCGGGCCTCATCATTTACATAGTTGCGCTCCAGTATGTGTGGGAAAGGTTCCGTCCAAGCGAAAAGGCTTCTTTCTGGCCACCTAGGCAGACAATCGCACAGGCGCTGGGCGAAGGCTTTATCAATGCCCCCATGGGCAGCCCAATTTCATGGGTGCTCGTCGCATTGACTTTGCTGGGAGTCTATGGCATGCTCCGCGGCAATCAGGACATTTGGCTTATAGGGCTGCTCGCCGTCGGAATCGCCTTGTTTGTAGTAGTTTCCGGCTTCGCCAAGGGAGACTTTAGGTCTTCGATAACTGGAGTCTTCTACAACGATAGCTACCGGCTTGCTGCGTTGTTGCCTGTTGCAGGAATCGCGGTTACCGTCTACGGATCTGTCTGGATTTTCGACTTGCTGTGCAGCAAGCTGCAGGATCCGCCTCTGCACGGCAGAACACGGCCATGGTTGGCCGCAATGACCGCGGGAACCATTGGGGTGGTCGGTCTGAGCTTAGTCACCCAAGATAACTCGGTGGACAACGCCGTCAGTAAGGCCCGCAGCAGCTACAACATCACAGCGAACGCTCGTCTGCTGTCCACGGATGAAGCTGCCCTCATTGAACGAGCTGACCGTACGATCCCAACCGGCGCTACAGTAATCGTTAATCCAAGTACAGGGGCGTCGCTGGTCTACGCGTTGGAGGATCGCCGAGTGCTTCTGCCGGCCGTTAGCTCTACCCCTAGCCCGGAAGTTTCCGTCCTGATCAATCACCTGTCTGATCTTAAGAAAAATCCTGAAGTCTGTGCCGCAGTACGGAACCTTGATTCTTACTACATCCTAGATTTCGGCAACAAGCAGATCAACAACATGAAAAAACCATTTCCAACATCAGAAGAGTTGGCGGCGACGCCAGGCCTCACCCTGATCGATCAAGAAGGTCCGGCAAAACTGTACCGAATTGATGGCTGCTAA
- the galE gene encoding UDP-glucose 4-epimerase GalE produces the protein MKVLVTGGAGYIGSHTVLCLLEAGHDVVVLDNLANSSVESLKRVEELSGKHPVFQELDLLDAGGVDSLFAVGSFDAVIHFAGLKAVGESVAEPLRYYQNNIVGTLNLLASMDKHGVRTIVFSSSATVYGASEEVPLIEKMPLDATNPYGRTKEQIEDILTDLGAADPTWRVALLRYFNPVGAHESGRIGEDPAGVPNNLLPFVAQVAVGRRAKVMVFGNDYQTPDGTGVRDYIHVMDLAAGHLAALDYLPSHQGVFRWNLGTGTGSSVLEVIKAFGDAAGKPVPFEFAPRRPGDSAVSYADPSAALADLGWSAHRSLTRMCEDHWRWQFDNPQGYSES, from the coding sequence ATGAAAGTTTTGGTTACCGGCGGTGCCGGATACATCGGGTCACACACAGTCCTCTGCTTGCTGGAGGCTGGGCACGACGTCGTCGTCTTGGACAATCTGGCAAACTCCTCTGTTGAGTCGCTGAAGCGCGTCGAGGAGCTTTCCGGCAAACACCCAGTGTTCCAAGAGCTGGACCTGCTGGATGCGGGGGGAGTTGATTCTCTGTTTGCCGTAGGTAGCTTTGATGCTGTTATCCATTTTGCCGGTCTCAAAGCCGTGGGTGAATCAGTGGCAGAGCCTTTGCGGTACTACCAGAACAATATTGTCGGCACCTTGAACCTCCTGGCATCTATGGATAAACACGGTGTGCGGACCATCGTTTTTAGCTCTTCTGCAACCGTGTACGGGGCTAGCGAAGAAGTTCCCCTGATCGAAAAGATGCCATTGGACGCGACCAATCCTTATGGGCGTACTAAGGAACAGATCGAAGATATTTTGACCGATCTAGGCGCGGCCGACCCCACCTGGCGCGTTGCACTCCTGCGGTACTTCAACCCGGTGGGTGCGCATGAGTCGGGCCGGATTGGTGAAGACCCCGCAGGCGTACCGAACAACCTCCTACCCTTTGTTGCACAGGTTGCCGTGGGACGCAGAGCAAAGGTCATGGTGTTTGGTAACGACTACCAAACGCCTGACGGCACGGGGGTGCGGGACTACATCCACGTCATGGACCTAGCCGCAGGGCACCTAGCGGCGCTTGACTACTTGCCTTCGCACCAAGGCGTTTTCCGCTGGAACCTCGGAACCGGCACCGGATCGTCAGTGCTGGAGGTCATCAAGGCGTTCGGAGATGCAGCAGGCAAGCCTGTACCATTTGAATTCGCACCCCGCCGCCCGGGAGACTCTGCAGTGAGTTATGCCGATCCATCGGCGGCCTTGGCCGACTTGGGCTGGTCTGCGCATCGCAGTCTTACACGGATGTGCGAAGATCACTGGCGCTGGCAGTTCGACAATCCTCAAGGATACTCTGAATCCTAG
- a CDS encoding ISL3 family transposase gives MNELTLVHLDAATTIFNLDDYRVLETQILSFGQRRIQIASTAESGCPGCGVIGTRRHSGRQQRVKDIPIAGPVEVVWAKRRLFCDETLCPRKTFFEATIEVPARARTTSRLRSALVRAVIDSGRAATETATAHGVSWWLVQKALSVAATKLPNVDLLRPRMLGIDEHRFRSVRFFKNTETNAWQRIEPWMTTIVDLDTGQILGVVDGRDHTGVGAWLIQRPLEWRLGVQVVAIDPSAAFRKALRMWLPRTAVSVDHFHLIQLANQALTEVRQQLSHQVRGRRGRAVDPAWAHRMLLLRAGDSLSEPARVRLEKVFATDDPTGKLKTAWDVKEQVRTLLRTGSLEDAEIAKDHLERLVKESNQPETTRLWRTICRWWKEIEVLIVTGATTGKVEANNTSIKHIKRTGRGFVNSANYTTRIMLRSAARTAVNHP, from the coding sequence TTGAACGAGCTTACTTTGGTGCACCTTGATGCTGCCACCACGATCTTCAATCTGGACGATTACCGTGTACTTGAAACCCAGATCCTGAGTTTTGGCCAACGAAGAATTCAGATAGCAAGCACCGCCGAATCCGGGTGTCCTGGCTGCGGGGTCATTGGCACCCGTCGCCATTCTGGCCGGCAGCAACGAGTCAAGGACATCCCCATCGCCGGTCCGGTGGAGGTTGTTTGGGCCAAGCGGCGACTGTTCTGCGACGAAACATTGTGCCCTCGCAAAACGTTCTTTGAAGCCACGATCGAGGTCCCGGCCAGGGCACGCACCACGAGCCGACTCCGTAGTGCTCTCGTGCGAGCAGTCATTGACTCTGGCCGCGCCGCAACAGAAACCGCCACTGCCCACGGGGTGTCGTGGTGGTTGGTTCAGAAGGCGTTGAGTGTGGCAGCAACCAAACTTCCCAACGTCGATCTGCTGCGGCCAAGGATGCTCGGCATTGATGAACACCGCTTCCGATCCGTCCGCTTCTTCAAGAACACAGAGACCAACGCGTGGCAGCGGATTGAACCGTGGATGACGACGATTGTTGACCTGGATACCGGGCAGATCCTTGGTGTTGTTGACGGCCGAGACCACACCGGGGTCGGTGCATGGCTCATCCAGCGGCCCCTGGAGTGGCGCCTCGGCGTTCAAGTTGTCGCGATCGATCCCTCAGCAGCTTTTAGAAAAGCGCTGCGGATGTGGCTGCCCCGCACCGCCGTTTCCGTGGATCATTTCCACCTCATCCAGCTCGCCAACCAGGCGTTGACAGAAGTCAGGCAGCAGCTTTCCCATCAGGTGCGTGGGCGTCGTGGCCGAGCCGTGGACCCAGCCTGGGCACACCGAATGCTGCTCCTACGAGCCGGTGATTCACTTTCCGAGCCAGCCCGGGTGCGGTTGGAGAAGGTCTTCGCCACCGACGATCCGACAGGGAAACTCAAGACCGCGTGGGACGTAAAAGAACAAGTGCGAACACTGCTGCGCACGGGGTCGTTGGAGGACGCCGAGATCGCTAAAGACCACCTTGAACGCCTCGTCAAGGAATCCAACCAACCTGAGACGACTAGGCTTTGGCGGACCATTTGCAGGTGGTGGAAAGAGATCGAAGTCCTCATCGTCACCGGCGCCACCACGGGAAAAGTAGAAGCCAACAACACCAGCATCAAACACATCAAGCGGACCGGCCGGGGCTTCGTCAATAGCGCCAACTACACGACTCGTATTATGCTCAGGAGCGCCGCCAGAACAGCGGTGAATCATCCATGA
- a CDS encoding glycosyltransferase yields the protein MKIAIAKGNLQVPPTYFAITHAERMKDKHDFQFFTLNANVATGVTELVIRQATPGGNLLGFDRKNMFMPLFEKRMAAQIRRFDPDVIHQHFATWSNAAVSASRATSAPLIVTVHGADVHLMSSGLQSPMAERNRRSVSNALKQSKRVLAVSKYLADKAMTAGADPKKVEIHYQGIDTDVFFPGSLEVFDAEPQVLFVGNHSIAKGARDVFLASVQAYSHVAHKLIMVGGGPLVEELRSEALSYQHIEVLGSKDRSQIRQLLQSSTVFMSASQLHNGWTEAAGLVNLEAQACGLPVVGYANGGIPEMVSSEASTLVEEGDITNLGHALTEALQLSRSEQIRTREAARRFAVDERSLQLSCQQLDGFYNDVLAD from the coding sequence TTGAAAATTGCCATTGCCAAGGGCAACCTGCAAGTCCCGCCGACATATTTTGCCATCACGCATGCTGAACGTATGAAGGACAAGCACGATTTCCAATTCTTTACCTTGAACGCGAATGTTGCGACTGGTGTAACTGAGCTTGTGATTAGGCAGGCAACCCCGGGTGGTAATCTGCTGGGATTTGATCGGAAGAATATGTTCATGCCCCTGTTTGAAAAGCGAATGGCGGCACAGATCAGACGTTTTGACCCCGACGTGATTCACCAGCATTTCGCCACGTGGTCTAATGCAGCGGTGTCAGCCAGCAGGGCCACGTCAGCCCCCCTGATCGTGACAGTTCATGGGGCTGATGTTCACCTGATGTCTAGTGGTCTTCAATCTCCGATGGCCGAGCGGAATAGACGCAGTGTTAGTAATGCACTGAAGCAGAGCAAGAGGGTTTTGGCTGTCAGTAAATATCTAGCGGATAAGGCAATGACGGCTGGAGCTGATCCTAAAAAGGTTGAGATTCATTATCAGGGCATCGATACGGACGTATTTTTTCCCGGATCGCTAGAGGTCTTCGATGCTGAACCTCAAGTGCTATTCGTAGGCAACCACAGTATTGCCAAAGGCGCCCGTGATGTTTTTTTAGCTTCTGTGCAAGCATATTCGCACGTCGCTCATAAGTTGATAATGGTTGGAGGCGGCCCACTTGTTGAAGAACTTCGCAGTGAAGCTCTCAGTTACCAGCACATTGAAGTGCTGGGGAGCAAGGACCGCAGTCAGATTAGGCAGCTTTTGCAGAGTTCCACTGTTTTTATGTCTGCTAGTCAACTGCATAATGGGTGGACCGAGGCGGCAGGGTTGGTTAACCTAGAGGCTCAGGCCTGTGGTCTCCCAGTAGTGGGCTACGCAAATGGTGGTATTCCTGAGATGGTTTCTTCTGAAGCCAGCACGCTTGTTGAAGAGGGCGATATAACCAATTTGGGACACGCCCTCACCGAAGCTCTGCAACTTTCACGTAGTGAACAAATCAGGACTCGGGAGGCTGCACGCAGATTCGCCGTTGATGAGCGTTCGCTTCAGCTGAGCTGCCAACAATTGGACGGTTTCTACAACGACGTGTTGGCAGACTAG